DNA from Daucus carota subsp. sativus chromosome 1, DH1 v3.0, whole genome shotgun sequence:
GTCCATTTAAGAGCTTCGGCCTACTAACTCAGCTTATAGTACCTCTACTTTGCCAGCAAAACTCATTGTTCGTCCATGAATATATGATCCTTGATGATTCCGTAAAACCATCTCAACAGAGAACGAGTCAGCACCCTCGAAAACTGAGGCACCAACATTCAATTTTAATGATCCAACATCCGGAGCCAACCACCTGCGGCTGCTAGTGTACTGCTTTTTATCATCATGCAACTGATTAATAGCTATATTCGATCGTTTATGGTCGAAATTAGTTATTTTCGATCGATAATTATTAAACATCCGGTCGAATATAAGCTAGTTTAAATTAAGAAATCGGTTGAAGATAATTATTTTCGACCGATGTTTTCATAGCTTCGACCGGACAATTTCGACAAGCCTGGCTAGAAATTCCATCCTGTCATTGAAATTTTTGATATGTCGCGCGCTCAGAACTTGAAATTTtggtcaaaattataaattcgaCCACACAATTTAAGACACCCGCCAATTGAAATAAATTCGACCGTATCCGGTTGAATCTAATTTTGACCATTTCCAGTCAAAAATATCATTGTCATTTAGTTTTCCTGGTCGAAATCATGTGATCGAAATTATTTTACATTCATTTTTTTTCGGTCGAATTTATTGTGCagttatcaaaatatatattcgaCCAGAAATGGTTGAAAATTAATTTCGAGCAGAAACgatggaaaatatatatttgaccaGAAACCGTCATAAGTATAATTTCGACCAGAATGATCGAAATATACTGTTAATCATTTAAAAAGTTCTAAATTTGAAAGTGCGGCAAATTTCCCGTCGTTAATTAATTTTCGAACGGAAGCTATTTTCGACTAAAATCATAGCGGGAAAAATCTGGAATGAGTGGTCGAATTTACACGGTCgaaaatatattcattttcaaCCGGCTAACTTCAACTGTCTTTATTTTCGAATGTATCTGGCCGCTTTTAAGATTTTGGTCCGGTTATTTTTGACCGCatttatttttgattgtttACGGTCGAAATTAACCGCGTTTTACCATAAAACACAATATCttacaaatttaacaaattgTCTAGGGAAAGAGGAGTAGCAACCACGGAAACAGAAATCCATTGAACGGTAACAAAATTCGAAGTTGGATAGGGTTGATCGGACACGCctccaaaattattaaaattgttgaTTACGTGTAAATTCTaggtaattttttaattttgaattttttattaatacttttttATCCATACATGAAATATGATAGTTTCATCTTGAGGATGAATGACATTAACTGTagtgtttgttttttttgaaagttaACTGTAGTTTAAATCCATACATTTGTATTTaccttaaaatagaaaattttattataataaatcggAGCTGAGATTACAAGAGATTACAAATCTATGCGAAACTCCAATCCCATATAGCTAGCTCGTACTTTTATTTTTCAGATAATATTTTTGGGAATATAACTTTTaccttaataatattaatattaataattatattaatactaTTTGTAAAGTTTTATTTCAACAAGTGATTTATTGCAGAGTCTTTCTTCGTTTTGGAACTGCCATCAagggtttttcttttcttgttccTAGCCCCATTGTTTCCATCATGTCTATTTGGGGCTTACCATCACAAAGCTTCCAGTCAAAATGATGCAGCAACGTGCCCAAAAGCAGGGGCAGCATGCGATGAGCTAGAGGAAGGCCAGGGCAAATTCTTCTCCCACCTCCAAATGGTATAAACTCGAAGCTCTGACCCTTGTAGTTGATACTCGAGTTGAGGAATCTTTCGGGTTTAAAAGAGAGTGGATCCTCCCAATTTTCTTTGTCTCTTCCGATTGCCCATGCATTCACAAAAACTTGGGTGCCTTTAGGTATATTGTAGCCCATGAACTTGGTGTCATGCATTGCCCTTCTTGGAAGCGTAAGTGGACCTGGAGGATGCAGGCGTAGTGTTTCCTCCACAGTTGCTTGTAAGTAAGGAAGATTATCAAGGTCACTCTCTTCGAGTTTCCTGTTTCCACCAATCACTCTAGCAAGCTCATCTTTAACCTTTTGGAGTTTATCAGGATTTATTAAGAGCTCGGACATTGCCCACTCAGCTGTCGCGCTTGATGTATGTGTTCCAGCAATAAACATTTCCTGCACAAATTGGATGCACTTTGTTATaacggattttctagtgtgtgcctacATCCACTTTTTAGGTAGGTAGTGGATTTCTATCGACTacaatctcattaataatgatggccttgcatgcacaaaaatctcTACCAAAAATTTTTTTCCCACCTAAATAAAAAGTAGGGCACACGCTAGAAAGACTCTTGTTATAAAACAAGAATTTACCAATAAAAATTTTCCACCTaaattttgcacaaaatgaCATAACAATTGAGATGAGATGTTTTAGTCGGTGCTATTAATGCATATTCAGCATGCTCATTCCAATCAAAACTTAACACATACTCATTTTGTGAATGATTTTGCACCCATTTTATGCATGAAACACTTTCCATAAAACAATACTCAATTTTGCTGAGACGTTTATTATGGCTATGATAATGTTATAATACTTACCATAAGGAAAATTGTGAGTTGGTGATCTGTTAGTTTAACAGGTTCATCCTTGGAAGTGCCCCTGTAATCTAACAACACATCCAAGAAGTCCTTCCTCTGCTCCGATGACACGTCTAGTTGCTTTCGTCGCCTCTGTTCCTTGCGCTCCTTTACAAATCCTGTCATGATTTCAATGGCTTTCCCGAGGCACTCATCCATATCTTTTCTTATTCCCTGGATGTCAAACCTACGAAGCCAGGGAAGTAAATCGGAAATGTTGAGACGGAGCATACACTCCTGCAAGCTTGACAAACTGTTATTAAATTCGGAGGACATGGTGGACTGTGGATCCACCAAGTCTCGAGAGACCGTCAGATTCCCAACGATGTTGAATATTGCTGAAAACACAAAATTTACTACTTCAATCCCACCACTCTCACCTTT
Protein-coding regions in this window:
- the LOC108220653 gene encoding cytochrome P450 76A2; the encoded protein is MEWNWNYVTCSILISLISVVWYSKRKNSYARSNLPPGPRGWPIFGNFFDLGKLPHRSLEKLRDRYGPVVWLNLGPAKTMVVLSSGAAEELYKNNDLSFADRFQNDAMTSHDYYKSSMAIGLYSSYWRILKRLCTIELFTIKRINEAASIRRKCVDDMVSWIEKEAEKGESGGIEVVNFVFSAIFNIVGNLTVSRDLVDPQSTMSSEFNNSLSSLQECMLRLNISDLLPWLRRFDIQGIRKDMDECLGKAIEIMTGFVKERKEQRRRKQLDVSSEQRKDFLDVLLDYRGTSKDEPVKLTDHQLTIFLMEMFIAGTHTSSATAEWAMSELLINPDKLQKVKDELARVIGGNRKLEESDLDNLPYLQATVEETLRLHPPGPLTLPRRAMHDTKFMGYNIPKGTQVFVNAWAIGRDKENWEDPLSFKPERFLNSSINYKGQSFEFIPFGGGRRICPGLPLAHRMLPLLLGTLLHHFDWKLCDGKPQIDMMETMGLGTRKEKPLMAVPKRRKTLQ